The stretch of DNA ATTCATTCTGTATTGTTATTTTTTTTAGGTACTGGGTCATATCCATGTCCTCCCCAAGGATGACAACGACCAATTCTCTTTGTTCCGAGCCATAATCCTTTTAACAAACCATGCTCTTTCAGTGCTTCAATCATATAAGAAGAACAAGTGGGTTGATAGCGGCAATTACTACCCATCCAAGGTGAGATGGCATATTGATAAAACCGTACCAATAGTATGAATGGTTTAATTAAAAAATTATTCATCGGGCAAAGGTAATGATATCAGATATATAAATATACAAAAAACTCTTACCGAAGTAAGAGTTGTTGAGTTTGTATCTTAAGGATTATTTTTTAATGTAAGAAGCAGGATCTAATGCTTTGTATGACCAGCTTTGTAAAAAACTCAATACTTCTTTCGGATCATGACCTTTCACTTCTTTGCTTTCTAAATAAGCAGAATTTTGAGTATGAAGTAAATTTCCATTTTGATCTAAAATAACAAATACTGGAAATCCGAATCGTTCAGGATGTTTTAAAGATGCTAATACCTC from Faecalibacter sp. LW9 encodes:
- the yidD gene encoding membrane protein insertion efficiency factor YidD, yielding MNNFLIKPFILLVRFYQYAISPWMGSNCRYQPTCSSYMIEALKEHGLLKGLWLGTKRIGRCHPWGGHGYDPVPKKNNNTE